The sequence ACGAGCAGCAGGATCGGCTGCAGCAGGCTCTTGAACGCGGCGACCATGACGATGTAGACGATCAGGATCGCGACCATCGTGGCGATGAGCAGGTCGGTGAACGCCGTTCCCTGCTGGGCCGTGACGCCGCCGATGACTGCGCTCGCGCCGCGCGGCAGGTCGACTCCGGCGAGCGCCTTCGACACCTGGGTGTTGGCGGCGGAGAGGTCGTCGGAGGCCGGCGTGATGGTGATCGTCGCGCTCCGGACGGCGTTCTCGGTCGTGATCGAGGTGGGTCCGTCGGCCTGGCTGACCGCCGCGAGGCTCGAGAGCGGGACGGTGCCGGTCGCGGTCGGGATCGAGATCCCCTTGAGGGCGGTGAGCGTCGTCGGCGGCTTCGTCGGGATCGTGTAGATGTCGACGGTGGTGCCGCTGATCTCGAGTGATCCGACGTCGAACGGCTGGACCGCCTGCGACACGAGCCCGCCGACCTGGAGCTCCGTCAGCCCGTAGGAGGCGGCCTTGGTGCGGTCGACGACGATGCTGATGAGCGGCTGCGCGGCAGCCAGGTTCGAGGTGGCGCCGGCGGTCGCCGGCAGGCCGGTCATCGCCTTGAGGACGCGCTGCGACGCGGTCTGCAGGGTCGCGGCGTCGTTCGACGTGACGTCGACCTCGATGTCGTTGCTCGACCCGAAGCCGCTCGAGGGCTCGACTGTGATGTCGCCCGCGTCGTCCAGCCCGTCGAGCTTCGAGCGGATCGTCGAGGTCAGGGCATCCTGATCGGCGTTCTCGTCGGTGGTGATCTGGTAGGTGACGGTGCTGCCGCCGGTGCCGCCGAAGAACGCGGCCAGCGAATTGCCGCTCGACCCGATCGTGAGCTGGACGGTGTCGACGCCCTTCGTCGAGTCGAGCTCCTTCTCGACCTTCTCGGCCGCGGCGGACTGCGTGGCGAGGCTCGAGGCGGCAGGCAGGACCTGCGACACGGTCAGCGTGTTCTGGCCGCTCGACCCGAGGAAGTTGGTCTTCAGGAGGAACGCTGCGCCGCCCGACCCGCCGAGGACGAGGACGGCGATGACGATCGTGACGACGGGGTGCTTGAGGGTCCCGACGAGGACGGGCAGGTAGGCGCGGCGGAGGCGGTCGAGCTTCTCGCGGTGGCCGCCGTCGACGTACGACACGGCCGTCGTCGGAACCGCGCGGCCCTCGAGCTCGGCGTCGACTCCGGGCCGGCCCGGAGCGTCGTGCTTGTGCACCTTCGGCGCGCGCATGAACCAGTACCCGAGCACCGGGACGATCGTCAGCGAGACGAAGAGCGACGCCAGGAGGGCGATGACGACCGTGAGCGCGAACGGCCGGAACAGCTCGCCGACCTCGCTCTGCACGAACGCCAGCGGCAGGAACACCACGACCGTCGTGATCGTCGAGGCGGTGACGGCTCCGGCGACCTCGCGGACCGCCGCGGTGATCGCGCTGACGCGGTCGGCGCCGGGCACCAGGTGCCGCTTGATGTTCTCCGTCACGACGATGGAGTCGTCGACCACGCGGCCGATCGCGATCGTGAGCGCGCCGAGCGTGAGGATGTTGAGCGTGTAGCCGGTCGCGAGCAGACCGATGAACGTGATCAGCACGCTCGTCGGGATGCTGATGGCCGTCACGAGCGTCGAGCGGATCGAGAGCAGGAACACCAGGATCACGAGGACGGCGAAGACGAGCCCGAGCAGCCCCTCCGTCGAGAGGCTCTCGATCGACTGCTGGATGAACGGCGCCTGGTCGAAGACGACGGAGATCTTCGCGCCGTCGTCGAGGTTCCGCTCGAGCGACGGGATCTGGTCGCGGATGGTGGTCGACACGTTCACAGTGTTCGACTCGAGGGTCTTGGTGACGGCGATGGTCAGGGCGTCTTTGCCGTTGACCCGCGAGATCGAGGTGACCGGGGCGCTGGTGAGCTTTACCGTGGCCACGTCGGCGATGCTGGTCGCCTGCAGAGCACCCGTCAGGGCGTTCTTGGCGCCGGCGAGCGGGAGCTTCTGCACCTGGGCGACGCTCGTCAGCTTCTGACCCGCCTGGATCGACAGCGTCTTGCCGTTCTGCGTGATCTGCCCGCCGGGCACGAGCGTGCCGTTGTCGTCGAGAGCGTCCTTGATCGCGGACGCCGAGAGGCCGACCGCCGCGAGCTTCGAGGAGTCGGGCTCGATGGTGACCCGCTGCCCGGCATCGCCGTAGACGGACGCCTGCCGGACGCCGTCGAGCTTCTGCAGCGCGGGCACGGTGATGTTCGTCAGGTCGTCGACGAGCTTCTGCTTGTCGGACGGACCGCCCGTGACCGCGAGCTGGACGACCGGGAGGTCGTCGAGGCTCCCGCTCACGACCTGCGTGTTCACGCTGTCGGGCAGGGTCACGGTGTCGATCGCCTGCTGGATCTTCTCCTCCGTCGCGGGGAGGTCGGTGCCGTAGGTGAACGAGGCGGAGATGTTGCTCTCGGAGGTCTGCGAGGTCGCGGTCGTCGACTCGAGCCCCGGGATCACCTGGATGGCCTTCTCGATGGGGCCGGAGACGCTGTCGTTGACCACCTGCGGCGAGGCGCCCGGATACGACGAGACGATCGCGATCTGCGGGAGCGTGATGTTGGGGATCAGCTCCTGCTTGAGGGCTGTGAGCGCGTAGCCGCCGAAGAGCGCCACGACGATCGTGACGAGTGCGATGAGCGCCCGGTTGCGCAGGCTGAAGACCGAGAGGAGATGCACGGACGCTCCGGAGAGTAGGGGGATGACGGCTCTTCCCATGGAACACCAGGGCCGCTGAAGGGCCGCTGATCCACCGGGAGTGCACAGGCCCATCGGAAGTCCACAGACGCCGGATTGGCTCTTTGCCAGGAGGGACGGAGTCGGTTGGATTGCTGTCATGCCCCCTTCGCTCGTCTGGACCCGCAGGATCCTGCAGCTCGTGGTCGGCCAGTCCGCCTACGGGCTCGGCGCCGCCCTCCTCATCCGGGCCGACATCGGCCTCGACCCGTGGGACGTCCTGACCCAGGGGCTCTCGGAGCGGATCGGCCTCAGCTTCGGGACCCTGACGATCCTGATCGGCGCGCTCGTCCTGCTCGCGTGGATCCCGCTCCGCCAGCGGCCGGGCTTCGGGACCGTCCTGAACGTGGTGCTGGTCGGGCCGGCGATCGACGTGGGGCTGGCCTGGTTCCCGGCGGCGTCGGGGCTCTGGGCGCAGGGGCTGGAGTTCGCGCTGGGCCTGCTCGTGCTCGCGGTGGCCTCGGGCCTCTACATCGGCGCCCGGCTCGGCCCCGGCCCCCGCGACGGGCTGATGACCGGCCTCCACTCGCGGCTCGGCTGGCCGATCTGGCTGTGCCGGACCCTCGTGGAGGGCACCGTGCTCGTCGCCGGGTGGCTCCTCGGCGGCAGCGTGGGCGTCGGCACGGTCGCCTTCGCTGTCCTGATCGGCCCGATGGTCGGCCGGACGATCCCGTGGCTGCGCGTCCCGGAGACGCCTCGGGCCGTCAGCGGGAGCACGTCCGGGGGCCCCTGCCCGACCGGCGCGGACGCCACTCGCGCCTGACCCGAGCACTGGGGGAATACCGGCGACTCCCCCGGTGTTGACAGGCACCCGGCGGCGATTAGGCTTGCCCGTCGTGACTAACGACGTACGGTCTCCCAAACGCTGGTTGATCGGCGAACCGCTGTCCTCCGAGAAGCTCGAGGGGCAGCTGCTCCCGAAGCACCTCGCTCTGCCGATCTTCGCGAGCGACCCGCTCAGCTCTGTCGCGTACGCGCCCCAGGAGCTCCTGATGATCCTGCTGATCGGCGGGGTGGGCTTCCTGACGCTGGCTCCGGGGGTCGCGGCGGCGGTCGTGATCCTGCTGGTCGTCGTCGTCCTGTCGTACCGCCAGCTCATCAAGGCGTACCCGTCCGGCGGCGGCGACTACGAGGTCGCGCGCAAGAACCTCGGCGAGAAGCCGGGCCTGATCGTCGCGTCGGCACTCCTGGTCGACTACGTCATGACCGTCGCCGTCTCGGTGGCGTCCGGCGTCGACAACATCATCTCGGCCGTCCCCGAGCTCAACGGGATCCGCGTCGAGATGGCCATCTTCTTCGTGGTCCTGCTGGCCGCGGTCAACCTCCGAGGCGTCCGCGAGTCGGGCAAGGCGTTCGCTGTCCCGACCTACCTCTTCATCACCAGCGTCTTCGTGATGATCGTCGTCGCGCTGATCCGCACCGCCGCCGGCAACCCTCCCGTCGCCGAGAGTGCCGGCTACACCGTGCAGGGCGACCAGGTCGCGCACGCGGCGTTCGTCCTCCTCCTCCTGCGCGCCTTCGCCAGCGGCTGCTCGGCGCTCACCGGCGTCGAGGCCATCGCGAACGGCGTGCCCGCCTTCCGCAACCCGAAGATCAAGAACGCGCAGCAGACCCTCGCGCTCATGGGCGGCATCGCCATCGTCCTGTTCGCGGGCCTCGTCAGCGTGGCGCTCATCGCCAAGGTGCACTACGCGGAGGCGTCCTGCGACCTGATCGGGCTGCAGAACTGCGCGAACACGCCCCAGCCGAGCCTCATCTCGCAGATCGCGACGAGCGTCTTCGGCGCCGGCAGCATCCCGTTCTACGTGATCCAGGCCGTCACGGCGGCCGTGCTCCTCCTCGCGGCCAACACGGCGTTCAACGGGTTCCCGCTGCTCGGCTCGATCCTGGCGCGCGACACCTACGCGCCCAAGGCCCTGAACAGCCGCGGCGACCGCCTCATCTACTCCAACGGCGTCATCATCCTGGCCGTCATCGCCAGCGTGATCATGCTGATCTTCCGCGCCAACGTCACCCAGCTGATCCAGCTCTACATCATCGGCGTGTTCGTATCGTTCACCCTCGGCCAGACCGGAATGGTCCGGCACTGGCTCCGCCTGCTGAAAGACCCGGCCACTACCGACCGCGGCCAGATCCGCAGGTCGCTGACGATCAACACGATCGGTGCGCTGCTGACCTTCACCGTGCTGGTCGTCGTGACGATCACGAAGTTCACCCACGGCGCCTGGATCGTCTTCGTCGTGATGCCGATCCTGTTCACGCTGATGCTCGGCGTCAACCGCTACTACCGCGACGTCGACGTCGAGGTGGAGGTCGATGCGACGACCACGTTCGGCGCCTCGGGCGACCACGCCATCGTCCTGGTCGGCAAGATGCAGAAGCCCGTGCTGAAGGCGATCGACTACGCGATCGCGGCCCGTCACGACTCCCTCGAGGCCATCCACGTGAGCGTGGAGCAGGAGGCCACCGAGAAGCTGCAGAAGCAGTGGGACGAGATGAACATCGAGATCCCGCTCATCATCATCCCCTCGCCGTACCGCGACATCGC comes from Frondihabitans peucedani and encodes:
- a CDS encoding efflux RND transporter permease subunit — translated: MHLLSVFSLRNRALIALVTIVVALFGGYALTALKQELIPNITLPQIAIVSSYPGASPQVVNDSVSGPIEKAIQVIPGLESTTATSQTSESNISASFTYGTDLPATEEKIQQAIDTVTLPDSVNTQVVSGSLDDLPVVQLAVTGGPSDKQKLVDDLTNITVPALQKLDGVRQASVYGDAGQRVTIEPDSSKLAAVGLSASAIKDALDDNGTLVPGGQITQNGKTLSIQAGQKLTSVAQVQKLPLAGAKNALTGALQATSIADVATVKLTSAPVTSISRVNGKDALTIAVTKTLESNTVNVSTTIRDQIPSLERNLDDGAKISVVFDQAPFIQQSIESLSTEGLLGLVFAVLVILVFLLSIRSTLVTAISIPTSVLITFIGLLATGYTLNILTLGALTIAIGRVVDDSIVVTENIKRHLVPGADRVSAITAAVREVAGAVTASTITTVVVFLPLAFVQSEVGELFRPFALTVVIALLASLFVSLTIVPVLGYWFMRAPKVHKHDAPGRPGVDAELEGRAVPTTAVSYVDGGHREKLDRLRRAYLPVLVGTLKHPVVTIVIAVLVLGGSGGAAFLLKTNFLGSSGQNTLTVSQVLPAASSLATQSAAAEKVEKELDSTKGVDTVQLTIGSSGNSLAAFFGGTGGSTVTYQITTDENADQDALTSTIRSKLDGLDDAGDITVEPSSGFGSSNDIEVDVTSNDAATLQTASQRVLKAMTGLPATAGATSNLAAAQPLISIVVDRTKAASYGLTELQVGGLVSQAVQPFDVGSLEISGTTVDIYTIPTKPPTTLTALKGISIPTATGTVPLSSLAAVSQADGPTSITTENAVRSATITITPASDDLSAANTQVSKALAGVDLPRGASAVIGGVTAQQGTAFTDLLIATMVAILIVYIVMVAAFKSLLQPILLLVSIPFAGVGAILLQLIANIPLGVPSLIGLLMLVGIVVTNAIVLIDLVNQYRRRGLRVREALIEGTSRRLRPILMTALATIFALTPLALGLTGHGSFISQPLAIVVIGGLVSSTLLTLIVLPVLYYLVEASRERRADRRAAVEAAHAPVQSLS
- a CDS encoding APC family permease, with the translated sequence MTNDVRSPKRWLIGEPLSSEKLEGQLLPKHLALPIFASDPLSSVAYAPQELLMILLIGGVGFLTLAPGVAAAVVILLVVVVLSYRQLIKAYPSGGGDYEVARKNLGEKPGLIVASALLVDYVMTVAVSVASGVDNIISAVPELNGIRVEMAIFFVVLLAAVNLRGVRESGKAFAVPTYLFITSVFVMIVVALIRTAAGNPPVAESAGYTVQGDQVAHAAFVLLLLRAFASGCSALTGVEAIANGVPAFRNPKIKNAQQTLALMGGIAIVLFAGLVSVALIAKVHYAEASCDLIGLQNCANTPQPSLISQIATSVFGAGSIPFYVIQAVTAAVLLLAANTAFNGFPLLGSILARDTYAPKALNSRGDRLIYSNGVIILAVIASVIMLIFRANVTQLIQLYIIGVFVSFTLGQTGMVRHWLRLLKDPATTDRGQIRRSLTINTIGALLTFTVLVVVTITKFTHGAWIVFVVMPILFTLMLGVNRYYRDVDVEVEVDATTTFGASGDHAIVLVGKMQKPVLKAIDYAIAARHDSLEAIHVSVEQEATEKLQKQWDEMNIEIPLIIIPSPYRDIAVPVIKYIKAHREEFGAEVVTVYTPIYIVGHWWEGLLHNHRSRRIRQRLMLAHGVTVALVPWLLDSSELLYGRRSRVLPGQDRRGEPIRPAKPLPRTTHANAASAKQAQEAADAVAATANRELVSVGKGSSSKARRKAAAARSTARNSASAPAKKQQDDGSGR